The following nucleotide sequence is from Capricornis sumatraensis isolate serow.1 chromosome 5, serow.2, whole genome shotgun sequence.
GAATCTTAAATCTTGGCAATTCTTAGATCCCCTATTGTATGATAGCAGTGTTTCTGAATTTGAAATGGGAACTTTTATTTTGCCTCAGTTCACTGTTCTTTCTGCTTTTAGGATGGCAAGCTTACCAAGGAGGAGATTGTTGACAAGTATGATTTATTTGTGGGCAGCCAGGCCACAGATTTTGGTGAGGCCTTAGTACGACATGATGAGTTCTGAGCTGAAAACAGAGGAACCCacatttcttcaaaataatttatttttacagcTTCTGGTTTCACATGAAATTGCGCTACTGAGACTGTTATTACAAACTTTTTAAGACATGAAAAGTTGTAACAGAAATGATCCCGTCCccattcctcctcctctctgaggGACAGGAGGGAAACCGTGCTTCTGAGGAACAACTCTAATTAGTACACTTGTGTTTGTAGATTTACACTTTGTATTATGTATAacatgtgtgtttatttttgtatttgttctCTGGTTGAGAGTATGATATGAAGGATCAACATCCTCAACTCACACTTGTAGGCAAACATTAGCCCCTCACTCTTTCTCCACCCTTATCatgtaattttttataattttgactTAAGTTTAAGCCTGAGATCAATAAGAAATGttcaggagagagaaaagggaagaaatattCCCCACAATTTATATTTAGAGAGATAACACTTAAACTTGCCTATTGAAAAGTATATTTCATAAGTAGTAGGGGCCACATGTTCCATTCAGTTGCTTCATGTCTAGGTCCTAGCATTATCTGGGCAAGGACAGATCCCTGTGTTATAAGAAAGCTTGAATCGACTTGATTTCATTCatccttttttcccccccctTCCCTGTGGGACTAGCTGTTTGCTAATTTTGTCAAGCACAGCTGTGGTGGGAAAAGTTGGGGCCAGTGTCTTGAATATCAATCAAGTAGTGAGTGTGATCTCATTACAGAGATATAAATAGAAACAGCtggaaaactaaagaaaaaatccAAGTGTTCTTAGGGCACATGCTTTTTTCTGGGTGTGCATCTATTGAAGTGCTCAAGCCTGTCTTTATTCAATCAGTCAGTGCCCCATTCAGTTCCTATTTCCCCAAGTGTTCCAAGGAACTAATCTTGATTTCACTGCTGTCAAAATGTGCTCCTTTCCAGTCGTGTCATTGAAAGTGCCTTTAATGAGAGAAACGGTCACTGAATGAGGATTCTCTTAAGAAACCCTAAGATAAAGAGAAAGTAGACGATTTGGACCACCTTAAATGAAAGCTTAGAACCTCCTGTTGTGGTGGggattttttccttccctttctcttttggacAGTGGTTCAATAGCAGTATTAGTTAGGGGCTTGGTTGCAGTGTTCTTACCTTGTGGGCTGATTTCTGAAAACCACATGCTGCTGAATTTACCAGGGATCCTCATACCTCAGAATGCTAACCACTTATCTACCAGGCCTGTTTCTCTGTCAGCTGAGGAGGCTGAGCTAAGGCTCAGAGATGAGAGGGCTCTTTGGTTTGAGGACCGTCGCTCACCCTTCCTGCCTTTGACTCATCCTTCCCTATGTCCCCATCTCCCCGCTGCCAAAAAATGTTTATCATGGATCAACATTGCCAATCCTTATCAAAGAGAGGGACATTGTAGAAAGAGCTGAAGAAACCACCTCTGTTCCCAACTCACCTATATTTTACATAACAAGAAACTGCCCTTTTTTGGTCCCTTTCATACACATGGACCTCTTTTGAGAAGAATTATGTATTCCAAGTTTTTAGCCCTCAGGTtactaagacatatatatatatatatatatataacctttattatttcatatatctTTCTGGATAATACATTCAGGTGGTGCTGGGTGATTATTATAATCTGAACCTAGGTCTTCCATAATCATGTTCAGGTGGGCTACTTGGCCTGGTAAAAAGCCAGATATGTAACTTCACCCTGGCCTTTGCTCTTGAGAGTGGATACATTCTTTGAACCCCAGTATAAGGAAATGGGAATTCTCTGCCTTCCAGATTCCCCATTTGAATTGTTAAGAAGACCAGGAATGATTAATAATGCCACCAACCCTGGCTTGGAGAGGGCACAGCACAAATTGTGTGGCAGGAGAGCCTCACAGGTCACTAGGTGCAGAGAACCCAGGCCTCACGTTAAAGTCATGCACCTAGAAAGCAAACCTCCATCTGCTAAGATAGCAACTTCTGGATGCTGGGTGCTCATCAATAAGCATTTGTACTCTAATCTCTAATGAccctcctggatttttttttttttttttggtttaaatcAAGCCTGAGGCTGGTGAACAGTAGCTACACACCCACATTGTGTGTTCTGTGAATGCTAGCTGTCTTGAATTTGGATActggttattattttttagagTGTAAACCAAGTTTTATATTCTATAATGCAAACAGGTACCTATctgtttctaaataaaactgtttaCATTCACTGAAGGGTATGTATgtcctttattttcttaagaaatggAACTCTTGCTTAGAACTATGGGGTTATAAAATGTCACAGAAAATGGACCTCTCCTAGAAGGTTTACCCCACCCCAACCCAGAGAAGTTGCTACCTTCTCCCAGATTGGTTActctttccttctattcctgaaaTCTTCAGCATCCTTATACGGCCGTAACCTTTCTCGGCTTCTTTTAGGCCATGTAACTGGAGAGGAGCCCAGCTGCTCATTACATAATTGTCTGATACCAAACACAGCCATTTCTGAATGTACACACAtttatcttgatttttatttcaaaaaggtTCTTCTTCAGGGGGTGGGGAGACAGAATATAAGGTAAAACAGTTTTTTGAACATTTTGTATAGTTTATAAACAGTATTGAGATGCGCCAATCATTTTGAGAACATGAAGGGAGTTGAACCATTGACTTCAGTAAATACACAGCTTAAGACAGATAAATCAGTTTAGCCAAATAAGAgatgtgggggcaggggggaggaaGCACCTGGAATAATTCATGCTGGTGCAGGCATTTATGGGCATGACTGTCACTGTCAAAGTGATAGCGATTACTGGCAGTGACAGCATAAGAAAGTTATTTCAAACTCATATTTAGGACCTActaaagggttaaaaaaaattttttttaatgtctcattTCTAAGGTGTTTTCCTAAGTTCTGATTCAAAATGTATCATCTTTGAACGGATCCCCAGGAGGGGGAAAATACTGAAAAGGAAGATAATTGCCTGTACACTGAAAAAGTAGCCATATTCCTTTACAATTGCCTTGTACATAGAAATCTGTTCTTCAAACGCTATAAATTGTGCCACTTAAGAGTAGACACTGATGACTGCGGAAATGGCCCTTGAGGTGGTCTGAAGTAGACCCAGCTGGAACAGCTGCTTTGTAGGTaggaaggaaataggaaaatggaAAACTGACCCCTCAAGTTGCTGTCACTCCCCTTCCCATTTTCTGTGTTGGTAGTGGTTTGGTTTTTGATACAGAAAGTAGAAATGTCCTCAAATGTAAAGTCCTCACTGCACGCAGGCCAGTACGGCTCCTTAGTTGGGGCCAACTTGGCTAGAAGAGACAGTAGACACTTCGGTTTTCTGGGAGCTAGACACTTCAGACTCGTCTGTCATGGGTTTTCCACACACCATTTCCATGATGCAAGCTCGGAACTAGAGGGAAAGAGCAGAGAGTCTCCTTGGCAGACCAGTACGGAGGAGGCAACATCCGGAAGCGTGCGAGAAAAAAGACCTTTGTATCCCCATAGCCTCACACAGTGCCTTATACATAGGATCTCCTCTAACAGCACTGATTATGTCTTCTCAATCCGCAGAGCTGGCTAGTCCAGGCTAACACTACTCACTCCTCCGGGATCTACAATAATAATCCCTACACGTTCTGGCTAACCCTGAGGACTCACTGTTGGGAAACCTCACAAAGCACCCTGTCCCAGgaaattgaagtgaaagtgaaagtcactcagttgtgtcggaccctttgcaaccccatggactatacaaaccatgaaattctccaggccagaattactggagtgggtagcctttcccttctccagaggatcttcccaacccagggatggaacccaggtttcccgcattgcaggcagattctttaccagctgagccacaagaagcccaagaatgctggagtgggtggccaggaGAGCACTGTCAAAAGTGACCCCACAGTACCCCCACCCACTATTACTAGAAAGTGCTCCCAACTAGGAAAGGGCTGCCAGTTCTGTTAATATCCAGGAGCTTCCTCATTAGTTTTTAATCCACTTCTGGaactgaggaaacaaagtaattctcaaagCTGAGTGTTTGGCTCTATAAGACAGGAACCCTCCTTGATTTGTCTGAGTTTGGGTTATTAGCTTCAATACAGGATTTGGGGTAGGCAGAGcagctaaacccatgtgccacaactactgaagcccgagcctagaacccgtgctccacaagggaagtgaccgcagtgagaagccccctgctcaccacaactagagaaagcccatgggcagcaacaaagacccagcacagccccaaacaAAGTTGTTATAAAAAGAGGACTTTACCTGCTTATTCATGAAGCAGTAGATGATGGGATTGTAGACACAAGCACTCTTGGAGAAGAAGGCAGGAATGGTGACAAGCCGTAAGTCCACCCCATGGTTACGATTGTTGACTATGTACATGGCCAGGGCAGCGTAGGGTGTGTAACAGAGACAAAAGGATCCCACCATGACCACCACCATGTGGCTCACCTCCCGCTCAGCCTTCTGGGTCGAAGCTGACTCCTGCTGCTGAGCCGCAACCTGGAAAGAGCGCAGAAAACATCACGCCCTCTGCTCCCTGGCCCTGAACCCCCAAGTCTCTGGACGTTTTTCAACCAGGGGGCCATCTGCTCTAATTGTCTCTCTGCCGTCCCACCTTCTGACCTAGTTCCTCTGTTCCCCTTTCCTTGAGGAAGGCAAGATGGAGCCAGCTCTCTCTCCAGTCCGTGATACTGGATGGAATCACACGCATCTCTCGATGCATCTGAGCTGGGATGACTCCACCTCACTCTTCATCCCCTCATCTCCCTGTCCCTGCTTCCTGCACTGCTTTTTGATACCCCTCACTGGCTGTGGACATTTCCGGGTGTTTTGTGTTCTACAGCACATACCCACTCTTCCCTCTCATCTAGAGCCCTGTGACCCTTTCCTCCCTGACCCTCACAAAAGCCACTCACAGCTCTGAGGGCCCCCAGCAGCTGAGAGTAGGAGAAGCAGATGAGGGAGAGAGGCACAATGTAGCAGAAGATGAAGAGGAACCAGGTATAGTACTCGCTGTAATATTTGGTGCCCACGGTGTACCAGTCGGGACCACAGGAACACTGCAGGCCCTCAGGGATGAATCTGCAAGGGACCAAGCACTTGTTCACTGTGAGGCTCACAGCAAGAATTGGTAGAGCGGGAGCTGAGATTCCTGGGTTGTGTTCTCTGCTTAGAACCCAGAGTTATGTCAGGCAGAGGGTATTTTCTGTCCTTACTAGCCAACCTTTGGCAATTCCAACCACAGAGTAAACCTTAGCACTTGTCTCCCAcagccctttcccttctctattCCTCCCGCTCTTTAAAAATTAGAGGTCAATAACCATGCCCCACTCTCTTCCCACCCTGAGAACCTGAGCTTCTAGCTAAGTCAGCATAACTGCCGTGCACTCTCACCGGCTCCAGCCaaagaagggtgggatggagacACCAATACCGATGGTCCAGGTGGCCGCGACCACCATCAGGGCATGCTTGGAGCTGAAGCGGAAGTTGCCGAAGGGTTTACAGATGATGATGTAGCGCTCAAAGGCCAAGAAGGCCAGTGACCAGCCTGTCACCAGACCTGTGATGAAATGGGCGGATAATGGGGTAAACAGCTCCGCTCATCCTGGCAGGCAGAGAGGAATACAGGCGGTGTGGAGAAAGCACAGAGAGGAAGGGTTGGACTGGAGAGTGAGATAGAGTTTGGGACTCGCTCAGACCTCCGGGTGGCTCTCTACCTCAGCATTCAAAAGAACGCCAAACTTCTTCCCCCTGGAGTCCTCTTTAGCGGTCTATTCTAACCCAACAGCCTGGCCCCTGGCTCCCATCCTGAAGCAGGATCCTTCCCGTCCCTCCAGCTCCCTTCGCCTGCAGTACCTGCTGTACAGCCCAGGAAGGCCTCCAGGGCACAGACATGGCGGCCGAAGACGAAGTACCCATAACAACTGCTGATGAAGACGACAAAGACAGAGAAGATGCAGTAGATGAAGCCCCCCAGAGACACGTTGACCAGAATATAGTTGAGCGGCTGCCGCAACTTTCTGTAGCGCAGTGTGGCCACAAGCACCGTGGCATTGAGTGGCGTCCCTACAAAGAAGACAAAACCCATGAAGGCTGCCTGGAGGTGGAAGGCCCAGACAGGGGCGAGGTGGTACTGAGGTCCATCCCACGGCCCCACCAAGGAGATGTTCTTGAACAGAAAAAACTCCTCCTCCTCTGACATCTTGCTCGTGGGATGTCCCCCACCCCCTCTGATTCCTCTTATAGATCATCCTCCCCCACCCTGCCAAAGACCCTCTCCTCCAAAGCCACTTTGGGGCCCCCTGAAAGATCAGTACTGATCCTAAGCCTCCTAAGGACAAAGTTTGAGATTAGAGACCCCAAACCCCCACCTAAACCTTTTGTGGCCCCAAAGCCGATTGTGTGTTCTTCAGAGGATAAAAGACTGGGCTCACAGAATCCAGATATGCAATGCTGCGGGCTGGAATAAATAAGAGTGGACTCAGTAGGGAGATGCAGACCCATATTTAATGAAGACCCTTCCACCACTCTTCTTCCCTTGAGTGGAACTGTTGAAGGCAAGCCTCTTCGTTTCGCTTCAGGCACCACTATATCCCTGTAGGTGTTTGCACACCATCTACCTCATTGTGGAAGGTGCCCCCTAAGTCTCCCTCTCCAGGGGTCTTGGGCTCAGCCAGCCTCAGGCTGCAGGAAAGGGTAGAGGATGGAGAGTGTTCTTGAACAGCCTTCATGGAACAGTCCAGGGGTAAATTGACAGTGCCTAGAGGTCTAAGGCATCCCAGGCTGCCAGTTTCTTCATGGCGAGTCATCCCAGAGATGGAACCTTTCCTGCTCAGAACTTTCCCAGCCAGGTCCAGGTTGGTGTGTTGTGGTCCCTCTCACACCATGTTCACACCTGCCCCTGCCGTTAACTCAGCAGTGCCTAAGCTGCCAGACTTCCTCCTGTCGGCCCATCCCAGATCTGCCCAGCTCTTAGCCTGATTTGCTGAGAAGCCCACCCTGGTGACCCCAGCTCCAGTCTAAATTctgtgtggggacttccctggtggtccaggggttaagactctgcacttccactgcaggggttacccacgggtttgatccctggttgggaaactaggatcctgcatgccacatggagtggccaaaaaaaaataaactacttaAAGCTCTGCTTGCACTTATACTCAACACTACACTTCAGCCTTTATGAGTGTATCTTCTTCCAAACCTCAGTAGactatagatatatagataagaGTGACTATAGATATATAGctaagttaaaagtgaaaggatGGTCCAGTAATGGCAGTCATTTGGGTCAGATGAATCCCATCATAGATAAAAGTTAACTCTggacaaaatgtgaaaaaaaaaaaaaaactatttgaaaGCACTATAAAGTACCCTCAAAACAGGCAGAAACTAAAGGGGACTCAACCCTTGAATGAAAGGAACCACCTACTATCTACATTCAAATGGATTTTTCCTAAGGACAATCCCCATCTAAAGGGCAAGGACCAGCTAGGACTCCTCAAGTAAAAAGTCCAGCCTTTATTGACTTGGAAAGTCACAAGACAGAGCCTGGGACTCCAGAGCAGCTGGAAATTGAAGGTGGGTTTCTGGGAATGAAGGAAGCCATGAAAGGAGAAGCCTTCAAATCTGGATATAAACTCCCCTCAAATCCTAAGACAACTGCTGAGCTATGCCTGGAGGAATCTCCGAGGAGTCCAGCAAAAGGCAAGAGCTGAAGGTCTGAAAGCTCAGCAGAGATATGGGCTGCTACCTACTGCAGGAGAGAAAGAGTTTATATTTGATTCCTTCCAAGTTAGACAAGTTAAGCAAGGACTTCAGCTTCTCCAGTTGAAACTCCCAGAAAACCACACTTTAGGACAAAAATCTGTCCCTTGAATACTGAACTAGAAATACTAGATGGAGACATGTCAGCCATTTCTGAAAGTCTGACATTTCCAGGCACACAGGGACATGTGtgcatgagcacacacacatgctccgcATAGACACTCACCCACAGGTAGGATTCCTCGTGGAGGTTCCTGGTGAAAGCCAGCTAACTGTCCAGGAACTGCAAGGCCAGTTGGTCCACACTAGATTGCCTGAGTTGGCATATTCTGTGCCCTGGGTCCTTAAGACCAGGGCCAGAGGTCCCCCTGGAGGCAGTGTTTTAAGTGCCCATCCCTGGGCAGGGCACACAGCAATGCGTCAGGCTGGGCTGAGTGGACTCAGTCCCCCTCAGCTGTCAGAGCTCTGCTGAGGCACCCACCTCTGCAATTGGTTCTGACAGGAGCCCGCTGGCTTTGGGCTGTCAGTCCAACCGTTATGGGTAAGAGACGCCTCTTACGCCCACTCCTTAGGCCAAGTGGCTGCATCTTTAGCCTCTCCCACTGTGGTCCTGACAACTTCCCAGACAGTGTCTTCCTCTCTATTCCACCCCACATCAGAAGAAGGGGCAATGGGCCCCAGCTGAGGGCAACGCAGCCACAGTTGAAAGGAGGCAGATGCCCCTGTGGGGCTCAGGCCAACCGAGCCTTACTCAAGCATAAAGTCTCACTGGCAAGGGATAAAAATTTCCAGTCACTGAAGCCATGGAGTAGGAGGAGGGGAGATTTTAGGGAGAGGACAAGTGGTATCGGAGAAGGGTAATGATATAAACACTGAAGACGTTTTAGGTATGGTGGACCCTCCGCTTCTGCAAGGGTcaaccaaaatattttaaaattccagaaaattccaaaaacCAAAACTTAAAATTGCATTATACAGGCAACTAttcacatagcatttacattgtatttataacTATTTACAAGGTATTATAAGTATTAGGTATTGTCAGTAATCTAGAGATAATTTCAAGTATCCAAGAGAATGTGAGATTATATGCAAGCATTATGCTATTTTATATAAGGGATTTGAACATCAGAGGATTTGGGTGTCTGCAGGGGGTCCTTACCAATCCCCCTGTATATTTAAAGGGCAactgtatatttaatatataatattgtacccTTTTCAGATTTCgagttattttattaatttaggaACATGACAATACACTGAGGCTTTACAGAATATCGCGTCAGGTACATTTAGACCAGagttttctcagcctcagcactacCACCACACTGGATGATCTGGGGGGATCAGGGCGGGGGGTGGTTGTCTTGTGAAATGGAagatgtttaacagcatccctggcctctggaTGATGAAAGCACCACTGCCACCCCAGTGGTAATAATCCAGTCATGTCTCCAGACACAAATGGCCCCCCAAGAGGCAAAATTGGCCCCCTGCTCCTCTCCCCTCCAATTGAGAACCAGTGATTTCAAGTTAAACTTATAAATGCCCAGAACCAAACAGAAAACAATCAAGAGAAATTATGTTTTTCTAGTACTTTTaattatccagaaaaaaaaaaagtcctagtgaaagaggagattttcTGATTTGTTTCAGGGTTTTTATCCCCCTATTgtcctagcagcagcagcagtgtattcaTATATACTCCCACCTTTTCCAGAGATAGTTTAAGGAAGGCTTACGGAACTATATaggataaatgaaaaattattaatcaaatgtgaaagcaaaaaagaagagagagagaaacaacagAAGCAAGTTCAGGGGTGAGAATGAAGTACAACTACTCTGGGAGCTCGCTATTGATGGACCATATATTCATGCTTCCCCAGGGGCCCCATTTACAAAATTCAATGTCCAGAAAGCAAACACAAACTAACCATTCTTTGGATTATGAGAGGCAAAGAGGGGGGATCACAGAGGAGACATCGGTGTGATTTAATAAACAAGGTCCTTAACAACATTCCTGAGTAGCACAACCACCAGTTTCACTGGCCCGGGTCTACTGTTGACTAGTACCTTCAATATAGGCTCCACACAAGGCATGATTCAGAACTGGACATAAACCAGAACCATTCCCCGGGGGGCCAAATACCAgctctgccaggctgctctgatcCACAGGACATTTCAACTCTCCGGAGGCTTGAATCATTGCTTCTCTCCGCTTagttttttatcatttaattccTGTTTTGAGTGGATTGTATATGCCCGGggctcaaaattcaaaaagtacAAAAGAACATGCAGTGAACAATACATTTCTTTCCCACCCAGTCTCCCAATTCCCCTCTCCAGAAGCAACCAGTGTTCGTTT
It contains:
- the OPN1SW gene encoding short-wave-sensitive opsin 1 — encoded protein: MSEEEEFFLFKNISLVGPWDGPQYHLAPVWAFHLQAAFMGFVFFVGTPLNATVLVATLRYRKLRQPLNYILVNVSLGGFIYCIFSVFVVFISSCYGYFVFGRHVCALEAFLGCTAGLVTGWSLAFLAFERYIIICKPFGNFRFSSKHALMVVAATWTIGIGVSIPPFFGWSRFIPEGLQCSCGPDWYTVGTKYYSEYYTWFLFIFCYIVPLSLICFSYSQLLGALRAVAAQQQESASTQKAEREVSHMVVVMVGSFCLCYTPYAALAMYIVNNRNHGVDLRLVTIPAFFSKSACVYNPIIYCFMNKQFRACIMEMVCGKPMTDESEVSSSQKTEVSTVSSSQVGPN